The following is a genomic window from Rhodohalobacter sp. 614A.
GCCATTTCATGAAGTTCGTCTCACAGCTGTTTTGATTCTCGTTTACAAATATCAAAAAAACAAAAACTTTGAAGACCGAGAGGACATCTACCACTTTTATCTGGACAACCTCAAAGGTGTGAATAACTGGGATTTGGTCGATTCATCCGCAAAATATATTGCCGGACATTTTCTGTTTGAATACAATGAAGATCGATCGATTTTATATCAACTCTCTGATTCGGATGATCTCTGGGAACGAAGAATAGCCATTATGACCACTTTCTACTTTGTGGATCAGGGCGATTTTGATCTGACTCTTGAACTCGCTGAAAAGTATCTTGATGCTCCGGAAGATCTGATTCACAAAGCAACCGGCTGGATGTTGAGGGAAATCGGCAAACAGGATGAAGTCCTGCTAAGAAATTTCCTTGACAATCACTACCAAAACATGCCACGAACGATGTTGCGATATGCTATGGAAAAGCTGGATGAACCAGTTAGACAATTGTATTTACAAGGAAAGGTTTGATGCATTTCCGGTTTAGAGCGCAATCTCAAAGATGGAATAAAAATCTTTACTTGCCACAAAATTTCTGTCTGAAAGAGTGAAAGCTTGCACTTTACCGGATTTAAACCAGAAATGCTTTTTAAGCTGTCTAAAACTCGACCAATTCTTCTATCTTTTCAGCGATTTTCCCGGCATCTGGCAAGACCGAATTCATCAAATCAACATTATATGGAACAGGAATATCCGGAAAGGCAAGGCGCTGAACGGGAGCGTCCAGATATTTGAAAAGTTCATCTGAAATGGTGGCGCTAATTTCGGCCCCAAATCCTGCCGTGCGGTTGTCTTCATGAACTATCAGACAGCGATTTGTTTTCTTCACAGACTCAAAGATCATCTTTTTATCCCACGGAATAATGGAACGTAAATCAATGATTTCAACTGACGTATCCAATTCTTCAGCAGCTTCCTCGCAACGTTCGCACATTGCACCCCAAGTGATAATTGTAATCTCCGAGCCATCTTTCAGCTTTTTGGCTTGGCCAATCGGTACAACAAAATCATCCCCCGGATAAGGTTTTCGGGAATATTTGGAATCCAACAAGTTTCGGTGTTCAAAGAAAATTGTGGAATTGTTACTTCTCATAGCTGACCGAAGTAATCCAGCCGCATCTTCTGCATTGGCAGGTACAACAACCTGCCACCCAATCATTTTTGCAAAAAATGCCTCGTTCGATTCACTGTGCCAGGGATCTCCACACTTTGCAAAACCGCCCGGCATTCGTACCACCATCGGCGCGGCAAACTTGTTGGCCGTTCGCCAGCGTATAGTCCCCGTATTTTTAAGTTGCTCTGTGGCCGGATCGGCATACTTGCGAAATTGAATTTCTGCAACAGGCATAAAACCGGCATATGCCAATCCAACAGCACGTCCAATGATTCCCTCTTCGGATAAACTCGTATCAAAAACCCGTTGATTTCCGAATTTTGTTTGAAGTCCGGATGTAACGGCGTGAACTCCGCCTTTTGCTCCAACATCCTCTCCAAAAACCAAGATCTTCTCATTGATTTCGAGTTCATGTTCTAACGTTCTCCGTATAGATTCCACAACGTTAATTCGTTGTTTTTCGGATTTTGGTTCCATTGAACTTTCCGGAAATTCATACCCGGAACTGTATAATCCACCTATTTTCTGAACTTCCATTCCGTCATTATAAAGAGCTTCAGTCAGATTTTTAGATTCCGGTTCTGAACGATTCCATGCTTCTTCAGCCGCTTTGTCAACCTCATTCTTTATCTCACTCTCCAGATTATTCCACTCTTTTTCAGATATCATCCCCTTCAATACGAACTCCTTCAATTTTTTGAGAGGATCATTATTAATCTCTTGCTGCAGGAGTGCATCATCCTTATAAGCTTGATTGTCCTGAAAAGAATGTCCATTCAACCTGGGAACAGTTAATCTCAAGAGTGCGGGGCCGTTATGTGCACGGACATATTCCGTCGCTTGCTTAATTAATCCGGAAGTTTCTTCGGGTTCTGTTCCGCTACCTTTTAAAATTTTCAGATTTTTGAATGAATACAGATTATTGGCAATGTTTCCGCCCGGTGTTTGAAAATTACTTTTCACCGAAATTCCATATCCGTTATCCTCAACAAAAAAGAGAACCGGTAAATTGAGTGTCGTTGCCATCGTCAAAGCTGACCAAAATCCATTTGTGGCGACCGATCCATCTCCTCCCAAAATCACAGAAATTGCCCCGTTATATTCTTCCTTTTGATAAGCTTGAGACAACAGCTGAATGGCTTGCGCATAACCGGCTCCCGGCGTGTATTGTGATCCCACATCTCCGGCCATCGGCAATACGGTTGGCCCTTTTTCATTGGGGAGATTACAAACTGTACCGATGTCACGTCCTTCGCTATATCCGCCTGATTTAGCCATATTGGACGCGATGGCATCCTCCGCGGTTAAACCCAATGTTAATAGTAAGGGACGAGAACGATAATATGCACTTACCATATCTTTGGGATTGGTCAGATTCATCCCAAGCAGAATTTGAGCCAGCTCATGGCCTTTTGAAGAAAATTGATAGAGAATTTTTTTCTCCGGTGTCAGCTCGTTCTCTTCTTTTTCATCAATGTTTCTGGAAAGCAACATGAGACGGGCTACCTGCTTCCAATCGATATCAATATGTAGTTCTTGCTTACGATTCATTCAGGCAAAGCTTTATTTTTATAACGAAACGTGAACAATATTCATGACAATTTCCATCATTATTTCTCTATTGAATGATTTGTGCACTATTTTGTTCTTTTAACTTGTAAAAAGCATTCACTCGATTAAACTTTTCAATATGTCTAAACACATACTTATTACAGGAGCAAGCAGAGGCATCGGCTTGGAAACAACGAAGTTTTTAGTGAATAAAGATTGTACAGTTACGGCAATTGCCCGATCTGAAGACAAGCTGGATCAACTGCGAGCCTATGCACCGGAACAAATCTTTACTTTAGTGCTTGATATTACTGATGCTGATTCAGCAGATGCTATTCAAAATCATCTGGAAGATCATCAACTATCTATCGACGGATTTATTCACAACGCAGGTTTGCTCATCAACAAACCTTTTTTGGAACAGACAAATAATGATTGGGAAAAACAGCTCGCTGTAAATCTGATGGCACCGATTATGCTTACAAAAAAACTGATACATAATTTTAATAAAGACTCTCACATTGTCAATATAGGCAGTATGGGGGGATTTCAGGGCAGCGAGAAATTTCCCGGTTTGAGTGCATACAGTACATCCAAGGGTGCTTTAGCAATTTTGACCGAATGCCTTGCTCTTGAACTCTCTGAATACGGAATCAAAGCGAATTGTTTGTGTTTGGGAGCCGTTCAAACCGAAATGCTGGAGACTGCATTTCCCGGCATAGATGCTCCTGTAAACCCTGTGGAGATGGGGCGATTTGTTGGAGATTTTACGTTAAATGGCGGTACATTTATGAACGGGAAAATATTACCTGTTTCCTTACACAATCCTGAGTAATCAAAAATCTATTTTTTAACAGAACGATTAAATATTCTATAATATGAAACGGTTTATTCTTTCAATTGCACTATTGGGTATCGTCTTTTTTAACTCGTATTCATCCAGCAAGGCACAGTCAATTGA
Proteins encoded in this region:
- a CDS encoding DNA alkylation repair protein; this encodes MTRDKNVVEALKKIADSKIAEHSARFFKSGPGEYGEGDQFLGIRVPKQREIAKKYKDLPLIEVAKLLQSPFHEVRLTAVLILVYKYQKNKNFEDREDIYHFYLDNLKGVNNWDLVDSSAKYIAGHFLFEYNEDRSILYQLSDSDDLWERRIAIMTTFYFVDQGDFDLTLELAEKYLDAPEDLIHKATGWMLREIGKQDEVLLRNFLDNHYQNMPRTMLRYAMEKLDEPVRQLYLQGKV
- a CDS encoding alpha-ketoacid dehydrogenase subunit alpha/beta encodes the protein MNRKQELHIDIDWKQVARLMLLSRNIDEKEENELTPEKKILYQFSSKGHELAQILLGMNLTNPKDMVSAYYRSRPLLLTLGLTAEDAIASNMAKSGGYSEGRDIGTVCNLPNEKGPTVLPMAGDVGSQYTPGAGYAQAIQLLSQAYQKEEYNGAISVILGGDGSVATNGFWSALTMATTLNLPVLFFVEDNGYGISVKSNFQTPGGNIANNLYSFKNLKILKGSGTEPEETSGLIKQATEYVRAHNGPALLRLTVPRLNGHSFQDNQAYKDDALLQQEINNDPLKKLKEFVLKGMISEKEWNNLESEIKNEVDKAAEEAWNRSEPESKNLTEALYNDGMEVQKIGGLYSSGYEFPESSMEPKSEKQRINVVESIRRTLEHELEINEKILVFGEDVGAKGGVHAVTSGLQTKFGNQRVFDTSLSEEGIIGRAVGLAYAGFMPVAEIQFRKYADPATEQLKNTGTIRWRTANKFAAPMVVRMPGGFAKCGDPWHSESNEAFFAKMIGWQVVVPANAEDAAGLLRSAMRSNNSTIFFEHRNLLDSKYSRKPYPGDDFVVPIGQAKKLKDGSEITIITWGAMCERCEEAAEELDTSVEIIDLRSIIPWDKKMIFESVKKTNRCLIVHEDNRTAGFGAEISATISDELFKYLDAPVQRLAFPDIPVPYNVDLMNSVLPDAGKIAEKIEELVEF
- a CDS encoding SDR family NAD(P)-dependent oxidoreductase, which gives rise to MSKHILITGASRGIGLETTKFLVNKDCTVTAIARSEDKLDQLRAYAPEQIFTLVLDITDADSADAIQNHLEDHQLSIDGFIHNAGLLINKPFLEQTNNDWEKQLAVNLMAPIMLTKKLIHNFNKDSHIVNIGSMGGFQGSEKFPGLSAYSTSKGALAILTECLALELSEYGIKANCLCLGAVQTEMLETAFPGIDAPVNPVEMGRFVGDFTLNGGTFMNGKILPVSLHNPE